The genomic segment TGTGGTCTTTATGTTTGCATAGATATGTACGAAACTGAACCTGGATAATACACAATTCAATGAAGCTACCTGATAATAGTAGACATGCCTCGCCATACTTCTGGTTTTGTCTATTTTGcagttttttaaattatattcaTAAAAACAGCAAGTTTGGGCTTAAATGGTGTATCCCAAGACTCAGCAAAGTGGAAGCAAAATTTGCTAGAAAAGATGAACTTAAAATTGTTTAAAagtttttctccaaaaaaaaaaaaaaacttgtcaaCTAATTAAACTGGTTTACTCATTATCATCCATAGAAAGTGGGTATCTAAGGCTATTTACTGCACACACCTCAACATCACTTTTTGCAGGAAATATGTCCCGTAAAGCGTAGAACATAAAAAGCATACTATATGGTAACAGAATCTTCCTCTTGCAAACTGCCTTTCAAGCACTTAGACAGTTTCCAGGACACTGAGATCTTATATCTCCCTTTCGTTCAGCTATGCTAACCACAGAATATGAAAGAACCTCAATTGGCAGGTGAATtcatggagagagagagagaggacagACCATATGGATTCCAGTTTGAAGTTCTTTAGCTGTGTCTCTTGTTTGTGTAAGTAATAGATCAGTGGCATTCATGATCTGCCTTATTCCAAGCCATATTCTGATGCGTCCATCTGCAGTATTATGGTGCTTCTTATACAATTCTTTTTGAGACTGTATCCTTAAATAAAAGAGAGAGCTTTAGACCAATGCAATGGATGAATGGCAATCAGGAactacacacaaaaaaaaaagacaaacaaTTGGTGAGTGATGGCGGAAAAGAGGAACACGTCTACTGGTGGTGTTCAGAAACTGAATGaactagattcaaaatatcAGAAGTCCTATATGAACGCCCCTCCCAGGCAACTAACCACAACCAAGGAAGCAACAAAACTAAATGCAAAAAGTACCAGATTGCTAAAATGTGGAACATACGGATTTCAAAACTTCTACTACAAGTTCATATGAATTCAGTTAACTTGCTGCGATAATGTACAGGAGTTTGAACTTTCAAATCAGCTTGGTGTGATAAGAAACCAATAAAAGTGGTTCAGTCCTCTCTTTCCTACTGATCTTGTAGCGTTCTTACTTAGACTGAAGCTATTTAAAAGCTAACAATTTTAAGCAATTGAAGCATAAACAAACAAATCTCTAAAAGCAACCAGTACCAAAAGATTACCGGAAGTCGTAAAGCAATTAGCAAGTAGAAATAGGTAGTAATGTAGGCAACCTGAATACAGTGTTGAGTGGTCCGATTGGCCCAAGCCATCGGCAAACCCTCGCCACAATCCATAATTGATTCCGTCAAGCAAGCCCGCAATCCCAGCAGTTCCACTGCTCTAGCCATCTCAGATACATGCTGCCCTCCCGCCTCAGCGAAGCACGTCACCTTTTTTCCCCCCAccccaacaaaataaataagaaCTGGTGGTACAGTAGCGCATACGAAGTTGAAGAACAAGTTTaaattcaagaaatgaaaaaggaataGTAGTTAGCGGAGATGGTCCTGATACTGACCCCGGAGTGAATAAGTTCAATTCCGCAGAGTAAAGTAGAGATGTAAGAATCGTGGGGGGTCATATTGGACTCATAGGGCCAAATACAGTTGTGTAGCCAGGTGAGCAAAGGGACGTCATCGGCAATTCCTCTGGCCAGCTGCTGAGATGTGTGTACGTGGGTGTTTATGAAGCCAGGTAGAAGGAATTGGCCCTGGAGGTCCAGGAGCTGCGACGAGGGGAGAGAAGAAAATTGAGCCAGGATTTGAGGGGAGTGGCCGATGGCTATGATGGTATTGTGTTCGATTACGATTGCTCCGTCACGGAAAACTCGACTCTGAGGATCCATGGTGACGATCAATGCATTGTGGAGTGTGAGTagcctgctgctgctgctgctgctatcTGACTTGGACTCGCCGCCACCGCGCGCCGTTTCCATTACAAAAGCGTCCAAGTGTTCGTCTTGGACTTCCTCTTTTGAAGTTTGATCACTCCCAGACTCTATCGTTTCAATTTGGTCCCCCCGCTGACTTCACTAATGTACGTAGACTAGAGTAGCGTATGTTTCCCGTCTCTTTTTTTTGGTGGAAATAGGGATTAAACATTAATAAAATAAGGTTTCGTCCTATCTATTACCGTGCAAAAGAGATAGTGGAAGGAAAACAAATCCCTTTCAAGTCCTCATCACAGACAAAAGCAAGTTCTTGAGGACAATTAGTAAAAGTTACAAAGTCGGATTATAATCTGCCTCCCATTCTTGCGAGTGTGTCTGCACATCTGTTCGCCTCTCGGTATATGTGGGATATCTTAACATGCCGCAGCTGCGAAAGGAGGAATCTGCAGTCCGAAATGATAGAGTTCAAATGATGATTAGGATTGGTAGCAGATTTTATCAAAGTAACAATTGTTTTGCAGTCAACTTCAACTTCTAGTTGAGAAATATTTAAGGAAAGGGCTAGTTCTAGTTCATCCTGGATACCCTAACACTCCATGGTGGGTgtcaaaccagcaaaaataaaattcctACTCTTAAGTCACGAATTAAGTCCACtatggtactggagcagggacttaggctgtgcaatgggttactagcTTCACCCTGGTGccagagtttgcttgatccgatataccaaagTATATTAATTACGTGAAAGACAAAATTCGAATATAGcagtgagcagggtcgaatccacagggacttggGAATTTATTTTGAATGAATGTAACATTAAATAAAAATGGGGGGAATTGATATGGAACTGTCTAATTTAATTgctcaaattaaaaataagacaatcgcagataaaataaataacaataaatataaagtaaattaaCGGAAGGAAAATCTCTAGTCAAAGGTATAATCTCCACTAATGGTTCGAATCACTGATCTCAGATGCAGAgataaaatctttcatttacaaataaactggttatggttgtcaacaagctctgacaaccTGCCTAACCTTCTTGATTCGATAACCACAACAAGCTCTGTAGTTATTGCCCTAGCCAATTAAGCAGTCCTAAACACGC from the Coffea arabica cultivar ET-39 chromosome 11e, Coffea Arabica ET-39 HiFi, whole genome shotgun sequence genome contains:
- the LOC113717858 gene encoding uncharacterized protein isoform X1, whose amino-acid sequence is METARGGGESKSDSSSSSSRLLTLHNALIVTMDPQSRVFRDGAIVIEHNTIIAIGHSPQILAQFSSLPSSQLLDLQGQFLLPGFINTHVHTSQQLARGIADDVPLLTWLHNCIWPYESNMTPHDSYISTLLCGIELIHSGVTCFAEAGGQHVSEMARAVELLGLRACLTESIMDCGEGLPMAWANRTTQHCIQSQKELYKKHHNTADGRIRIWLGIRQIMNATDLLLTQTRDTAKELQTGIHMHVAEIPYENQYVANNRGVDHGTVAYLEKIKFLEDNLLAAHTVWVNPGEISSLSKASVKVSHCPAAAMRMLGFAPIREMLDAGVCVSLGTDGAPSNNRMSIVDEMYLASLINKGREVFYKGTTDPTALPAEIILRMVTSNGAKSILWHKEIGSLEVGKKADMIVINPSSWSMVPLHDCISSLVYCMRSENIQSVMCNGEWIMKDRKILKVDESDVISMAKHASVELMKRAGITVPSRMTIL
- the LOC113717858 gene encoding uncharacterized protein isoform X3, encoding METARGGGESKSDSSSSSSRLLTLHNALIVTMDPQSRVFRDGAIVIEHNTIIAIGHSPQILAQFSSLPSSQLLDLQGQFLLPGFINTHVHTSQQLARGIADDVPLLTWLHNCIWPYESNMTPHDSYISTLLCGIELIHSGVTCFAEAGGQHVSEMARAVELLGLRACLTESIMDCGEGLPMAWANRTTQHCIQSQKELYKKHHNTADGRIRIWLGIRQIMNATDLLLTQTRDTAKELQTGIHMHVAEIPYENQYVANNRGVDHGTVAYLEKIKFLEDNLLAAHTVWVNPGEISSLSKASVKVSHCPAAAMRMLGFAPIREMLDAGVCVSLGTDGAPSNNRMSIVDEMYLASLINKGREVFYKGTTDPTALPAEIILRMVTSNGAKSILWHKEIGSLEVGKKADMIVINPSSWSMVPLHDCIAAESRE
- the LOC113717858 gene encoding uncharacterized protein isoform X2, whose protein sequence is METARGGGESKSDSSSSSSRLLTLHNALIVTMDPQSRVFRDGAIVIEHNTIIAIGHSPQILAQFSSLPSSQLLDLQGQFLLPGFINTHVHTSQQLARGIADDVPLLTWLHNCIWPYESNMTPHDSYISTLLCGIELIHSGVTCFAEAGGQHVSEMARAVELLGLRACLTESIMDCGEGLPMAWANRTTQHCIQSQKELYKKHHNTADGRIRIWLGIRQIMNATDLLLTQTRDTAKELQTGIHMISSLSKASVKVSHCPAAAMRMLGFAPIREMLDAGVCVSLGTDGAPSNNRMSIVDEMYLASLINKGREVFYKGTTDPTALPAEIILRMVTSNGAKSILWHKEIGSLEVGKKADMIVINPSSWSMVPLHDCISSLVYCMRSENIQSVMCNGEWIMKDRKILKVDESDVISMAKHASVELMKRAGITVPSRMTIL
- the LOC113717858 gene encoding uncharacterized protein isoform X4, encoding METARGGGESKSDSSSSSSRLLTLHNALIVTMDPQSRVFRDGAIVIEHNTIIAIGHSPQILAQFSSLPSSQLLDLQGQFLLPGFINTHVHTSQQLARGIADDVPLLTWLHNCIWPYESNMTPHDSYISTLLCGIELIHSGVTCFAEAGGQHVSEMARAVELLGLRACLTESIMDCGEGLPMAWANRTTQHCIQSQKELYKKHHNTADGRIRIWLGIRQIMNATDLLLTQTRDTAKELQTGIHMHVAEIPYENQYVANNRGVDHGTVAYLEKIKFLEDNLLAAHTVWVNPGEISSLSKASVKVSHCPAAAMRMLGFAPIREMLDAGVCVSLGTDGAPSNNRMSIVDEMYLASLINKGREVFYKGTTDPTALPAEIILRMVTSNGAKSILWHKEIGSLEVGKKADMIVINPSSWSMVPLHDCTLMK